TTGCGATGAATTTTCCCAAATCAAGCCCGTTTCCAAGCGCTTGAGGGTTTATCCGGCTACAATCTTCCCGTGGGACGGATTCGGGGAGCCGGTGGAGTCTCACGGCGGAAGACGCCCTTGCCTGTCCGCGCGCTCGCGGCTTCGCAGCCGCTGCGTGTCGCGTGGGTTCCCGTCCGCAGAACCGTCCAGGTGTTGAGTTTCCTGGTGTTTGCCGCGTTTTTCTTTTCGCTCGCCTACCCGCTCCGGCTGCCTTACGATCCGCGCTTGGTATTCAACCTCGATCCGCTCACCCACCTCTGGCAGCTATTTTCACGGCAAGGATTATTCCTCTGGAATTGGGCGATAGTCGCGCTTATCTGGTGGGCCGCGCTCGGACGCGCGTTTTGCGGCTGGATGTGCCCGCTCGGCGTAATCCTGGATTTCTCCCGCTGGTTCTCAAAGTGGTTCGCCCGCGCGTTCAACCTCAAGCGTCCGCCCGCGGACGAGCTGTTCGCTCCCGGCGCACCTCCGCCGCCCGACGCACCCGTGTACAAAGCGCCCGCATCGCTCAATCTCTGGTTGCTGGGCGTTTTCCTGACGCTCGCGGCGCTCAAAATGCCCCTCGTTTGGATATTCGATCCCATCGTCCTTGCGTTCAAGTTTTTCACCGTGGCGCTCTACCCCGCGCTGGACGCGCCCGCGCGCGCCGCGTATACCGCGTTCGATGCGCGGTTCACCGGCGCGGACTGGTGGTATCCGGTAAGCCGGTTTTTCGGCAAGTTCCCCGCTCCCTCGTATACCGACACGCTGCTTATCGTGGCTTTCGTCCTCGTTCTCGTGCTAATCGAGCAGAAGCACCGCCGCTGGTGGTGCAAGTACGTCTGCCCGCTGGGCGCGCTTCAGCGCATAAGCTATTTCTTCTCCCCGCTCAGGAGGCGGCTCGTCAGTGGATGCACGGCCTGCACGCTTTGCGAAAAGGAATGCCACTTCGCCGGGGACATGTCCGCCGACTGCATGTTCTGCATGCACTGCATTGACAAGTGCGACACCCGCAAGATCTCGTTCCTTCCGACGAAAAATCTCGCGTTGTTCAACGGCAAGGGCAACAACACCGGCCGGTCGTGCAAGGGAACGCCGGACTCCAAAAAGAACCCGCTGCGCCTGAAGGTCGAGCGGATAAACGCGCTTAAGCCGGGCACCGACCGGAGGGCGTTTTTGGGCAGCGTCGCCGCGGGGGTCGTCGCCTATCCCGTGCTGAATCTCTTCAATCAAAAGGTCAATCTGCCGGTTGATTTCATCCGCCCGCCAGGGGTCGCGGACGAAAACGAGTTTTTGGAAAAATGCATCAAGTGCGGGCAGTGCCTGAAAGTGTGCCTGACAAACGGCCTGCAGCCGGCACTTTTCGAGGCCGGCCTTGACGGGCTGTGGACGCCCCG
This is a stretch of genomic DNA from bacterium. It encodes these proteins:
- a CDS encoding 4Fe-4S binding protein: MPVRALAASQPLRVAWVPVRRTVQVLSFLVFAAFFFSLAYPLRLPYDPRLVFNLDPLTHLWQLFSRQGLFLWNWAIVALIWWAALGRAFCGWMCPLGVILDFSRWFSKWFARAFNLKRPPADELFAPGAPPPPDAPVYKAPASLNLWLLGVFLTLAALKMPLVWIFDPIVLAFKFFTVALYPALDAPARAAYTAFDARFTGADWWYPVSRFFGKFPAPSYTDTLLIVAFVLVLVLIEQKHRRWWCKYVCPLGALQRISYFFSPLRRRLVSGCTACTLCEKECHFAGDMSADCMFCMHCIDKCDTRKISFLPTKNLALFNGKGNNTGRSCKGTPDSKKNPLRLKVERINALKPGTDRRAFLGSVAAGVVAYPVLNLFNQKVNLPVDFIRPPGVADENEFLEKCIKCGQCLKVCLTNGLQPALFEAGLDGLWTPRMMNRMGYCDYECNLCGAACPTGAIPPLALDDKKKAVMGLAYVDVSRCIPFVSRRECIVCEEHCPTPDKAIVMQQFEAATPDGERYLSKRPVVLRELCTGCGICEYKCPLPSQAAIRVFREPPATGLGTFEPDPAEAKATYGYMEGEG